One window from the genome of Carnobacteriaceae bacterium zg-84 encodes:
- a CDS encoding ABC transporter permease, translating to MKNSLITLKKYLPLLWELIMRDVKLRYRKSVLGVFWTLLNPLMMMAVMSVVFAQLFRFDIENYPLYVLSGQLVFNFFSESTSLAMSSIISNAALIRKIYIPKYLFTVSKILSSLINILSSLCALIIVMMITKAEFHSTIFFVFIPIGLLTVFSLGVGLFLSSFVVKFRDIIHLYSVLLTVLLYLMPVIYNMSILPSFILPFVKYNPLTQILVFFRDVTLYGVFPDPMMLLYTVVVCFVTLGIGLRVFYKLQDTFILNI from the coding sequence ATGAAAAATAGTTTAATAACATTAAAAAAATATCTTCCGTTATTATGGGAATTGATAATGCGAGATGTGAAATTACGGTATAGAAAATCTGTTTTAGGAGTTTTTTGGACACTTCTAAATCCTTTAATGATGATGGCAGTGATGTCTGTTGTATTTGCGCAACTATTCAGATTTGATATTGAAAATTACCCGTTGTACGTTTTAAGTGGACAACTAGTCTTTAACTTCTTTTCTGAATCGACCTCTTTGGCTATGTCATCTATTATTTCTAATGCAGCGTTGATAAGAAAAATATATATTCCTAAATACTTGTTTACGGTATCTAAAATATTATCAAGTTTAATCAATATTTTATCATCTTTATGTGCATTGATTATTGTCATGATGATTACAAAAGCAGAGTTTCATTCTACTATATTTTTTGTATTCATTCCGATCGGCTTATTAACAGTATTTTCGTTAGGAGTAGGCTTGTTTTTATCAAGTTTTGTTGTGAAATTCAGAGATATTATCCACCTTTACAGCGTTTTATTAACAGTTTTATTATATTTAATGCCTGTTATTTATAATATGTCTATTTTACCATCATTTATATTACCTTTTGTTAAATACAATCCATTAACACAGATTTTAGTTTTTTTCAGAGATGTGACTTTATATGGAGTGTTTCCTGATCCAATGATGTTATTATACACAGTT